From one Luteipulveratus mongoliensis genomic stretch:
- a CDS encoding acyl-CoA dehydrogenase family protein — protein sequence MIDLEVPKKFVPLVKQASSLADEVFRPISRKYDLAEHEYPRELDLTSALIDGLSDSGASQGAGASGSTRAAEVEDKKPAGVGSGRNTKGNGGNKNGANLSSVLSIMQTCRGDVGLTLSIPRQGLGNAAIAAVANDEQKERYGNRWAAMAITEPDTGSDSGAIRTTAEKDGDEYVLNGEKIFVTSGERADLVVVWATLDRSLGKKAIKSFVVERSNPGLKLVRLEHKLGIRSSDTAAFHLDSCRVPANDLLGDPEIRTEGGFGGAMQTFDNTRPLVASMACGLTRACLDTTTELLAKAGVTPDVDAPLHSQSYAAARLVQMEADFEAAYLLTLRAAWMADNGKPNSMQASMAKAKAGRTCVNVALACVELAGATGYAETELLEKWARDSKILDIFEGTQQIQLLVVARRLLELSSSQLK from the coding sequence ATGATTGATCTCGAAGTTCCGAAGAAGTTCGTCCCTCTCGTCAAGCAGGCGTCGTCGCTGGCCGATGAGGTCTTCCGCCCCATCAGCCGCAAGTACGACCTCGCCGAGCACGAGTACCCGCGCGAGCTCGATCTGACCTCTGCCCTCATCGACGGCCTGAGTGACTCCGGCGCCAGCCAGGGTGCCGGGGCCAGCGGCTCCACCCGTGCGGCGGAGGTCGAGGACAAGAAGCCGGCGGGAGTCGGCTCGGGCCGCAACACCAAGGGCAACGGCGGCAACAAGAACGGCGCCAACCTGTCCTCGGTGCTGTCGATCATGCAGACCTGCCGCGGTGACGTCGGCCTGACCCTGAGCATTCCGCGCCAGGGTCTGGGCAACGCCGCGATCGCGGCCGTCGCCAACGACGAGCAGAAGGAGCGCTACGGCAACCGCTGGGCGGCCATGGCCATCACCGAGCCGGACACCGGCTCGGACTCCGGCGCCATCCGCACCACTGCGGAGAAGGACGGCGACGAGTACGTCCTCAACGGCGAGAAGATCTTCGTCACCTCCGGCGAGCGGGCCGACCTGGTCGTCGTGTGGGCGACCCTGGACCGTTCCCTGGGCAAGAAGGCCATCAAGTCCTTCGTGGTCGAGCGCTCCAACCCGGGCCTCAAGCTGGTCCGCCTCGAGCACAAGCTCGGCATCCGGTCCTCCGACACCGCGGCGTTCCACCTGGACAGCTGCCGCGTCCCGGCCAACGACCTCCTGGGTGACCCGGAGATCCGCACCGAGGGTGGCTTCGGTGGCGCGATGCAGACGTTCGACAACACGCGTCCGCTCGTCGCCTCCATGGCGTGCGGCCTGACGCGCGCCTGCCTCGACACCACCACCGAGCTGCTGGCCAAGGCCGGCGTCACGCCCGATGTGGATGCTCCGCTGCACAGCCAGTCGTACGCCGCCGCCCGGCTCGTGCAGATGGAGGCCGACTTCGAGGCTGCCTACCTGCTGACGCTGCGCGCGGCGTGGATGGCGGACAACGGCAAGCCCAACTCGATGCAGGCGTCGATGGCCAAGGCGAAGGCCGGACGCACCTGCGTCAACGTCGCACTCGCGTGCGTGGAGCTGGCCGGCGCGACCGGTTACGCCGAGACCGAGCTGCTCGAGAAGTGGGCGCGTGACTCCAAGATCCTCGACATCTTCGAGGGCACGCAGCAGATCCAGCTGCTGGTCGTGGCACGACGGCTACTGGAGCTCAGCTCCTCCCAGCTGAAGTAG
- a CDS encoding acyl-CoA dehydrogenase family protein translates to MSDLQSKPTLADRGQALGLRLITRAGGLESMKNPGVRRAVEKVLYGGAKHGFKAQTVAGRAFAKQQSKGAATRVSTTKPKREFDLTPTEDQAMIQQVARELADELLRPAAATADAERTTPQELRAQAGELGLTLIGVPADLGGVAEERSAVTAALVIEELSRGDMGLAVSLMATGAVATAIASYGDSSQQETYLPAFTDEKNPPVAALALMEPQPLFDPFKLQTTATVSGDSLVINGIKALVPNADSSELFVISAKVDGESRLIIVEPGTDGITLEEDPAMGVRAARTGRLTFTDVTVPKANLLGTAEDHRDAVRRARLAWAAAAVGTSQAVLDQLTGYVKERKAFGEPIGYRQAVAFTVADVAIELEGLRLVVWRAASLLDAGKDASVQIAHARHLAATYGAQIGSNAVQLLGGHGFVKEFDNERWYRDLRATGVLEGSLLV, encoded by the coding sequence ATGAGCGATCTGCAGAGCAAGCCGACTCTGGCCGACCGCGGCCAGGCGCTCGGGCTGCGCCTGATCACCCGCGCCGGCGGACTTGAGTCGATGAAGAACCCCGGCGTCCGCCGCGCAGTCGAGAAGGTCCTCTATGGCGGCGCCAAGCACGGCTTCAAGGCCCAGACCGTTGCCGGTCGCGCCTTCGCCAAGCAGCAGTCCAAGGGCGCTGCGACCCGGGTGTCGACCACCAAGCCCAAGCGCGAGTTCGACCTGACGCCCACCGAGGACCAGGCGATGATCCAGCAGGTCGCGCGCGAGCTCGCCGATGAGCTGCTGCGGCCCGCCGCCGCGACCGCGGACGCCGAGCGCACGACTCCCCAGGAGCTGCGCGCCCAGGCCGGCGAGCTCGGCCTGACCCTGATCGGCGTACCCGCCGACCTCGGTGGTGTCGCCGAGGAGCGCTCCGCCGTCACCGCCGCACTCGTGATCGAAGAGCTCTCCCGCGGCGACATGGGTCTGGCCGTCTCACTGATGGCGACCGGCGCCGTCGCGACCGCCATCGCGTCGTACGGCGACTCGAGCCAGCAGGAGACCTACCTCCCGGCGTTCACCGACGAGAAGAACCCGCCCGTGGCTGCTCTCGCTCTCATGGAGCCGCAGCCGCTCTTCGACCCGTTCAAGCTGCAGACCACGGCCACCGTCAGCGGTGACTCCCTGGTCATCAACGGCATCAAGGCACTCGTCCCCAACGCCGACAGCTCCGAGCTCTTCGTGATCTCGGCCAAGGTCGACGGCGAGAGCCGGCTGATCATCGTCGAGCCGGGCACCGACGGCATCACCCTTGAGGAAGACCCCGCCATGGGTGTCCGCGCTGCGCGCACGGGCCGCCTCACCTTCACGGACGTGACGGTGCCGAAGGCCAATCTCCTCGGCACCGCCGAGGACCACCGCGATGCCGTACGCCGCGCTCGCCTCGCGTGGGCGGCCGCTGCGGTCGGCACCTCGCAGGCCGTGCTCGACCAGCTCACCGGATACGTCAAGGAGCGCAAGGCGTTCGGCGAGCCGATCGGCTACCGCCAGGCGGTGGCGTTCACCGTCGCCGACGTGGCGATCGAGCTCGAGGGCCTGCGACTCGTGGTGTGGCGTGCGGCCTCGCTGCTGGACGCCGGCAAGGACGCGAGTGTGCAGATCGCGCACGCCCGTCACCTCGCCGCGACCTACGGCGCCCAGATCGGCTCCAACGCCGTCCAGCTGCTCGGCGGCCACGGCTTCGTCAAGGAGTTCGACAACGAGCGCTGGTACCGCGACCTACGAGCAACGGGGGTCCTCGAGGGCTCCCTCCTGGTCTGA
- a CDS encoding type II toxin-antitoxin system PemK/MazF family toxin has protein sequence MTETAPDDVAARARAPYPGDYTGAPHMEYAPKPDGVPDPGEIVWTWVPFEEDHTQGKDRPVLLIGHDEQWLLGLQLTSKDHDHDAEQERAAGRIWLDIGTGDWDEEHRPSEVRINRVLRVDPAAIRREGAVLDRAAFDTVAAAIHQSAG, from the coding sequence ATGACCGAGACTGCGCCCGACGACGTCGCCGCCAGGGCCCGAGCGCCGTACCCCGGCGACTACACCGGAGCCCCGCACATGGAGTACGCCCCCAAGCCCGACGGCGTACCCGACCCCGGTGAGATCGTCTGGACCTGGGTCCCGTTCGAGGAGGACCACACCCAGGGCAAGGACCGGCCCGTCCTGCTCATCGGTCACGACGAGCAGTGGCTGCTCGGGCTCCAGCTGACGAGCAAGGACCACGACCACGACGCCGAGCAGGAGCGCGCTGCCGGGCGGATCTGGCTCGACATCGGCACCGGTGACTGGGACGAGGAGCACCGGCCGAGCGAGGTACGGATCAACCGGGTGCTCCGCGTCGATCCAGCCGCGATCCGCCGTGAGGGTGCGGTGCTCGATCGGGCCGCGTTCGACACTGTGGCGGCCGCCATCCACCAGTCCGCAGGCTGA
- a CDS encoding IclR family transcriptional regulator, with translation MSEPAAEPSVRRTGVQSVDRALDVLEALSGGTPMGVSEVVRATGLPLGTVHRLLATLAERGYVRQDNERRYAMGPATVRLADAGERSLAAVGQIYAARLTALCGETVNLAVLQGHEMVYIAQSPSPHSLRIFAEVGRRVPLHSTAVGKAVLASMPAPQATGLLEGAPLKPSTPKTLVTVPALSTELDVVRRQGFAFDEEEQELGVRCVAAVVPSAGLHAALSVSGPTERFTRPAAHAAAEHVREVAADLARALRS, from the coding sequence ATGAGCGAACCTGCAGCCGAACCCTCCGTCCGGCGTACCGGCGTGCAATCCGTCGACCGTGCGCTCGACGTGCTGGAGGCGTTGAGCGGCGGTACGCCGATGGGCGTCAGCGAGGTCGTACGCGCCACCGGTCTCCCGCTCGGCACCGTGCACCGACTGCTCGCCACGCTCGCCGAGCGCGGCTATGTGCGCCAGGACAACGAGCGGCGCTACGCGATGGGCCCCGCGACCGTACGTCTGGCCGACGCCGGCGAGCGCTCGCTCGCGGCCGTCGGGCAGATCTATGCCGCCCGGCTCACGGCGCTGTGCGGCGAGACCGTCAACCTCGCCGTCCTCCAGGGCCACGAGATGGTCTACATCGCGCAGAGCCCGTCGCCGCACTCCTTGCGCATCTTTGCCGAGGTCGGGCGCCGAGTTCCCTTGCACAGCACAGCCGTTGGCAAGGCCGTCCTGGCCTCCATGCCGGCGCCGCAGGCGACCGGGCTCCTAGAGGGAGCCCCGTTGAAGCCCTCGACACCCAAGACCCTCGTGACGGTGCCTGCCCTGAGCACAGAGCTGGACGTCGTACGCCGACAGGGCTTCGCGTTCGACGAGGAGGAACAGGAGCTCGGCGTCCGCTGCGTGGCCGCGGTCGTACCGTCTGCCGGCCTGCACGCTGCGCTCTCGGTGTCCGGCCCGACCGAGCGATTCACCCGCCCCGCTGCACACGCGGCCGCCGAGCACGTCCGCGAAGTCGCCGCCGATCTTGCGCGCGCTCTACGCAGCTGA
- a CDS encoding (Fe-S)-binding protein, producing the protein MRGPVDVGMPGIGAFDDHHPPSQELIDDCVHCGFCLTTCPTYSLWGEEMDSPRGRIHLMKTGLEGEPLTDEMVGHFDACLGCMACVTSCPSGVQYDRLIEQTRAQVERNHERPASEKALRAAIFALFPYPRRLRAIRGPLRLTQRTGVDRWLRRSGLVERLSPHVAAMQQLAPSLGAREPLPQRIPAQGEKRATVALLTGCVQREFFPGVNSATARVLAAEGCEVVVPPSQGCCGALSSHSGREDEAKSFARKTIETFERAGVDFVVVNSAGCGSAMKDYEFLLSDDEEPTGVASSRVEAFRAKVRDLSEVLVELGPRAIRHPIPLTVAYHDACHLGHAQGIRSQPRELLAGIPQLEVKEIADAALCCGSAGVYNILQPEPAKELGERKARNVLATGAELLVTANPGCLMQISSAITGLGHQMALAHTAEVLDASIRGLAPDALTKRRTA; encoded by the coding sequence ATGAGGGGCCCTGTGGATGTGGGCATGCCGGGCATCGGCGCGTTCGACGACCATCACCCGCCCAGCCAGGAGCTGATCGACGACTGCGTGCACTGTGGGTTCTGTCTGACGACGTGTCCGACCTACTCGCTGTGGGGCGAGGAGATGGACAGCCCACGCGGTCGTATCCACCTGATGAAGACCGGGCTGGAGGGCGAGCCACTCACCGACGAGATGGTGGGGCACTTCGATGCCTGTCTGGGCTGCATGGCCTGTGTGACCTCGTGCCCCTCAGGCGTCCAGTACGACCGCCTCATCGAGCAGACGCGGGCCCAGGTGGAGCGGAACCACGAGCGTCCGGCCAGCGAAAAGGCTTTGCGCGCAGCAATATTCGCGCTCTTCCCGTATCCCCGTCGGCTTCGCGCGATCCGAGGCCCCCTGCGTCTGACGCAGCGGACCGGCGTGGACCGCTGGCTGCGGCGCAGCGGCCTGGTCGAGCGACTCTCGCCGCACGTCGCGGCCATGCAGCAGCTCGCCCCGTCTCTCGGAGCGCGAGAGCCGCTCCCCCAGCGCATCCCCGCGCAGGGCGAGAAGCGCGCGACCGTGGCCCTGCTCACCGGGTGTGTCCAGCGCGAGTTCTTCCCGGGCGTCAACTCAGCGACCGCCCGCGTGCTGGCGGCCGAGGGGTGCGAGGTCGTCGTGCCCCCGTCCCAAGGATGTTGCGGTGCGCTGAGCAGCCACAGTGGTCGCGAGGACGAAGCAAAGTCCTTTGCCCGCAAGACGATCGAGACGTTCGAGCGCGCCGGTGTGGACTTCGTCGTCGTCAACTCCGCCGGTTGCGGCAGCGCCATGAAGGACTACGAGTTCCTGCTGTCCGATGACGAGGAGCCCACAGGCGTCGCGAGCTCTCGGGTCGAGGCCTTTCGTGCGAAGGTCCGCGATCTGTCCGAGGTGCTCGTCGAGCTCGGACCACGCGCGATCCGCCACCCGATCCCACTCACGGTGGCCTACCACGACGCCTGCCATCTCGGTCATGCGCAGGGCATCCGTAGCCAGCCGCGTGAGCTGCTCGCCGGGATCCCGCAGCTCGAGGTCAAGGAGATCGCCGACGCCGCACTCTGCTGCGGCTCAGCCGGCGTCTACAACATCCTGCAACCCGAACCGGCCAAAGAGCTCGGCGAGCGCAAGGCACGCAACGTGCTGGCCACCGGGGCCGAGCTGCTCGTCACGGCCAATCCTGGGTGTCTCATGCAGATCTCGTCGGCGATCACCGGCCTCGGTCACCAGATGGCCCTCGCACACACCGCCGAAGTGCTCGACGCATCGATTCGCGGCCTCGCACCAGACGCCCTGACCAAGAGGCGCACCGCATGA
- a CDS encoding FAD-binding oxidoreductase — translation MPASAIPRVELHDATDADVVDGVLPSYVARPTSTAQVSAVMKVAAAQHLSVVVRGAGTKSTWGNPPTRCDLVLDLGHMSGVIEHAAGDLIASAQAGTSLAEVDATIADAGQRLGVDEVVPGTTVGGLIASNPSGPRRMALGTVRDLLIGVTVVRADGVIAKAGGKVVKNVAGYDLGKLIIGSFGTLAVITEATFRLHPVPAAATWVTVEAQSPFASAAFISAAVRSQVVPAAVEIDAAPHRTTTVSLLLEGTAQGVLNRANRAAAFLGSSAVIHHEPPTKVTGYPGDAAGRRTLLKITCQISSVPEIAQAAVDLGLHIRGSAGVGVLYASTLTEVPEDVIRAIAALRALTARTGGALVVLDAPPHIKPHLDVWGPVDGLDLMRRVKHEFDPENRLAPGRFVGGI, via the coding sequence ATGCCGGCCAGTGCCATTCCGCGCGTCGAGCTACATGACGCCACCGATGCTGACGTCGTCGACGGTGTCCTACCTTCCTATGTTGCTCGGCCCACCAGCACTGCTCAGGTCTCCGCAGTCATGAAAGTCGCGGCGGCCCAACACCTTTCGGTCGTCGTTCGGGGTGCCGGCACCAAGTCCACCTGGGGCAACCCTCCAACACGCTGTGACCTCGTCCTCGACCTCGGCCACATGTCCGGCGTCATCGAGCACGCCGCCGGCGACCTGATCGCGTCGGCGCAAGCGGGCACGTCGTTGGCGGAGGTGGACGCCACCATCGCTGACGCGGGGCAGCGACTGGGAGTGGACGAGGTCGTGCCCGGCACGACCGTCGGCGGACTGATTGCCAGCAACCCCAGCGGTCCTCGCCGGATGGCCCTGGGCACGGTGCGCGACCTGCTCATCGGTGTGACCGTTGTCCGCGCCGACGGGGTCATCGCGAAAGCCGGCGGCAAGGTTGTCAAGAACGTCGCTGGCTACGACCTGGGCAAGCTCATCATCGGTTCGTTCGGGACTCTCGCGGTGATCACCGAGGCGACCTTCCGGCTTCACCCGGTGCCGGCGGCGGCGACGTGGGTCACCGTCGAGGCGCAGTCGCCTTTCGCGTCGGCTGCGTTCATCTCCGCTGCCGTACGTTCCCAAGTGGTCCCAGCGGCCGTCGAGATCGACGCCGCCCCGCATCGGACGACTACGGTGTCGCTGCTGCTGGAGGGCACTGCACAAGGTGTCCTGAATCGCGCCAACCGGGCGGCTGCGTTCCTCGGCTCCTCCGCAGTGATCCATCACGAGCCCCCGACGAAGGTCACTGGCTACCCGGGTGACGCGGCCGGTCGACGTACGCTCTTGAAGATCACCTGTCAGATCTCCTCAGTGCCCGAGATCGCCCAGGCTGCAGTCGATCTCGGCCTGCACATCCGAGGCTCAGCCGGCGTCGGCGTGCTCTACGCCTCGACGTTGACGGAAGTTCCGGAGGACGTCATACGAGCGATCGCCGCACTGCGTGCCCTCACCGCACGGACCGGCGGCGCGCTGGTGGTGCTCGACGCACCCCCGCATATCAAGCCTCACCTCGACGTGTGGGGTCCGGTCGACGGCCTCGATCTGATGCGCCGCGTCAAGCACGAGTTCGACCCTGAGAACCGTTTGGCACCAGGCCGTTTCGTAGGAGGCATCTGA
- a CDS encoding FAD-linked oxidase C-terminal domain-containing protein: MTDTGSVARVLERLRVQLPEAALVTDRTRLRTYECDGLLHYRVIPALVVLAGSAEHVRTTVAACADEGVPFVARGSGTGLSGGALPHADGVLIVTSQLRDIREVAPQDQRAVVDPGVINLAVSQATRPHGYYFAPDPSSQQICSIGGNVAENSGGAHCLKYGFTSNHVLSVDLVTPQGDSVTLGTRAPDAPGYDLLGTVVGSEGTLGVATSVTVRLVRSPESVQTLLAGFHSTDDAGAATSAIIGSGIVPAAIEMMDALAIEAAEAAVSCNYPDGAGAVLIVELDGAAEEVEHEFAEVERLCRESHAFEHRVAADDDERAAIWRGRKSAFAAVGRISPDYIVQDGVIPRTALPEVLREMTRLADERGIRVANVFHAGDGNLHPLVLFDESVPGQGDQAEDLSGAILDLCLAHGGSITGEHGVGSDKAKHMPKMFTAADLDTMQLVRCAFDPAGISNPGKIYPTPRLCGERPGKHQGEHPLQAAGVAEVF, from the coding sequence GTGACCGACACCGGATCGGTGGCCAGGGTGCTGGAGCGCTTGCGCGTTCAGCTGCCCGAGGCAGCCCTGGTCACCGACCGGACCCGGCTGCGCACCTACGAGTGCGACGGCCTCCTGCACTACCGCGTCATCCCGGCTCTCGTGGTCCTGGCCGGCTCCGCCGAGCATGTCCGTACGACGGTGGCCGCCTGTGCGGACGAGGGCGTGCCGTTCGTCGCCCGAGGCTCAGGCACCGGACTGTCCGGCGGCGCACTCCCCCACGCCGATGGCGTACTGATCGTGACCTCGCAGCTGCGCGACATCCGCGAGGTCGCGCCGCAGGACCAGCGCGCCGTCGTTGACCCGGGGGTCATCAACCTGGCCGTCTCGCAGGCCACCCGACCCCATGGCTACTACTTCGCTCCCGACCCGTCCAGCCAGCAGATCTGCTCGATCGGCGGCAACGTCGCGGAGAACTCCGGCGGCGCCCACTGCCTGAAGTACGGCTTCACGTCCAACCACGTCCTGTCCGTGGATCTCGTGACGCCGCAAGGGGATTCAGTCACGTTGGGCACCCGCGCGCCCGATGCTCCCGGCTACGACCTGCTCGGCACCGTCGTCGGCTCCGAGGGCACTCTCGGTGTCGCGACGAGCGTGACCGTGCGGCTCGTACGCTCCCCGGAGTCGGTGCAGACCTTGCTGGCCGGCTTCCACAGCACCGACGACGCCGGTGCGGCCACATCGGCCATCATCGGCTCGGGCATCGTCCCGGCGGCCATCGAGATGATGGATGCGCTGGCGATCGAGGCGGCGGAAGCAGCGGTCTCCTGCAACTACCCCGATGGGGCCGGAGCCGTCCTGATCGTCGAGCTCGATGGCGCAGCAGAGGAGGTCGAGCACGAGTTCGCCGAGGTGGAGCGGCTCTGTCGAGAATCGCACGCCTTCGAGCATCGGGTCGCCGCCGATGATGACGAGCGCGCCGCGATCTGGCGGGGCCGCAAGTCGGCCTTCGCGGCCGTCGGTCGGATCAGTCCCGACTACATCGTCCAGGACGGCGTGATCCCGCGCACCGCCTTGCCCGAGGTGCTGCGCGAGATGACCCGGCTTGCCGACGAACGAGGCATCCGGGTCGCCAACGTGTTTCATGCCGGCGACGGCAACCTGCACCCCCTGGTGCTGTTCGACGAGTCCGTGCCGGGTCAGGGCGACCAGGCAGAGGACCTCTCGGGAGCCATCCTCGACCTGTGCCTGGCACACGGCGGCTCCATCACTGGTGAGCACGGCGTCGGCTCGGACAAGGCGAAGCACATGCCCAAGATGTTCACCGCCGCCGACCTCGACACGATGCAGCTCGTCCGATGTGCCTTCGACCCGGCCGGGATCTCCAACCCCGGCAAGATCTATCCGACTCCGCGACTGTGCGGCGAGCGTCCTGGCAAGCACCAGGGTGAGCACCCGCTGCAGGCTGCCGGCGTCGCTGAGGTGTTCTGA
- the aceB gene encoding malate synthase A has translation MSMSPLALPDGVEITGPIEDRYEEILTPQALELIAKLHRELNGRRLERLEARAKRVKEIADGADLGFLEETKSVREDDSWQVAPLAPGLEDRRVEMTGPTDRKMVINALNSGAKAWLADQEDANTPLWGNVVLGPLNLRDALDRTIDFTSPEGKAYTLKPDEELPTIIVRPRGWHLPEKHIKVDGEETSGSLVDFALYLVACGQKQIDKGRGPYFYLAKMESHLEARIWNDAFKIGQDFVGIPQGTIRATCLIETLPAAFEMEEILYELRDHSSGLNAGRWDYLFSVIKTYRTRGADYIVPDRNTVTMTVPFMRAYTELLVRTCHKRGASAIGGMAAFIPSKDEAVNTAAYEKLTADKTREAGDGFDGSWVAHPAMVETCKEVFTKVLGDNPNQIDKKREDVQAGDGSQLLDVKSTPGEVTAAGLRSNIDVALQYLKSWLEGRGAVGIHNLMEDAATAEISRSQIWQQINNQVKTADTDELISKDLVLKIVDEVVAELPGDASDYDAAKATFLEVAVADEYADFLTLPAYARMP, from the coding sequence ATGTCTATGTCCCCCCTGGCCCTGCCCGACGGCGTCGAGATCACTGGTCCGATCGAGGACCGCTACGAGGAGATCCTCACGCCGCAGGCGCTCGAGCTGATCGCGAAGCTGCACCGCGAGCTCAACGGCCGGCGTCTGGAGCGCCTCGAGGCTCGCGCCAAGCGCGTCAAAGAGATCGCCGACGGTGCTGACCTCGGCTTCCTCGAGGAGACCAAGAGCGTCCGCGAGGACGACTCGTGGCAGGTCGCCCCGCTCGCACCCGGCCTGGAGGACCGCCGCGTCGAGATGACCGGCCCTACCGATCGCAAGATGGTCATCAACGCGCTCAACTCCGGCGCCAAGGCGTGGCTGGCCGATCAGGAGGACGCCAACACACCCCTGTGGGGCAACGTCGTCCTCGGCCCGCTCAACCTGCGGGACGCGCTCGACCGCACCATCGACTTCACCAGCCCCGAGGGCAAGGCCTACACGCTCAAGCCCGACGAGGAGCTGCCGACGATCATCGTGCGGCCGCGCGGCTGGCACCTGCCGGAGAAGCACATCAAGGTCGACGGCGAGGAGACCTCGGGCTCACTCGTCGACTTCGCGCTCTACCTCGTCGCGTGTGGCCAGAAGCAGATCGACAAGGGCCGCGGCCCCTACTTCTACCTCGCGAAGATGGAGTCCCACCTCGAGGCGCGCATCTGGAACGACGCCTTCAAGATCGGTCAGGACTTCGTCGGCATCCCGCAGGGGACCATCCGCGCCACCTGCCTCATCGAGACGCTGCCTGCGGCGTTCGAGATGGAGGAGATCCTCTACGAGCTGCGCGACCACTCCTCCGGCCTGAACGCCGGCCGCTGGGACTACCTCTTCTCGGTCATCAAGACCTACCGCACCCGTGGCGCCGACTACATCGTCCCGGACCGCAACACGGTGACGATGACCGTGCCGTTCATGCGCGCCTACACCGAGCTGCTCGTGCGCACCTGCCACAAGCGCGGCGCCTCGGCCATCGGCGGTATGGCCGCGTTCATCCCGAGCAAGGACGAGGCGGTCAACACCGCGGCCTACGAAAAGCTCACGGCTGACAAGACGCGCGAGGCCGGCGACGGCTTCGACGGGTCCTGGGTCGCGCACCCCGCCATGGTCGAGACCTGCAAGGAGGTCTTCACCAAGGTGCTGGGCGACAACCCCAACCAGATCGACAAGAAGCGTGAGGACGTACAGGCAGGCGACGGTTCTCAGCTGCTCGATGTGAAGTCGACTCCGGGCGAGGTCACCGCTGCGGGTCTGCGCAGCAACATCGACGTCGCGCTGCAGTACCTCAAGTCGTGGCTCGAGGGCCGCGGTGCAGTCGGCATCCACAACCTGATGGAAGACGCTGCTACCGCTGAGATCTCGCGCTCGCAGATCTGGCAGCAGATCAACAACCAGGTCAAAACTGCCGACACTGATGAGCTCATCAGCAAGGACCTCGTCCTGAAGATCGTCGACGAGGTCGTCGCCGAGCTGCCGGGTGATGCGAGCGACTACGACGCCGCCAAGGCGACCTTCCTCGAGGTCGCCGTGGCCGATGAGTACGCCGACTTCCTGACTCTCCCCGCGTACGCCCGGATGCCGTGA
- a CDS encoding phosphotransferase family protein: protein MDSTGVDYTRTSERITWDQVPPTVTQLLGEVVGAPVVGASTPVGSGFGSHYAGRVALADGRAVFAKVAPPWLDFPVRALRQEAYVLAHLPDSVPHARLAGQLEIDGWVGLAVDFIPGRMPGIPWTATDLDAAYQSVIDVGIADIGADLTVRQYGHGAPSSSAVQTREALRARRFTRPAEHEPTWLDEVLAEYGPDIVGLADHISTSEGDALVHNDLRPDNLLIDDAGRAVLLDWNWLTRGPVWIDFVGLLPMAHRQGLDISRWTQRPLVADAAADNIDAFLANLVVYFLAEQGRPPLPGCLPAMRQHQLLYAHDFVGLLADRRGWR from the coding sequence ATGGACTCGACCGGCGTGGACTACACCCGCACCTCGGAGCGGATCACCTGGGACCAGGTCCCGCCCACGGTGACGCAGCTGCTCGGTGAGGTCGTCGGTGCACCGGTTGTCGGCGCCTCCACGCCCGTTGGCTCCGGTTTCGGCTCGCACTACGCCGGTCGCGTCGCTCTTGCCGACGGTCGCGCGGTGTTTGCGAAGGTTGCTCCGCCCTGGCTGGATTTCCCCGTACGGGCCTTGCGGCAGGAGGCGTACGTCCTCGCTCACCTTCCGGACTCCGTGCCGCACGCGCGGCTCGCCGGCCAGCTTGAGATCGACGGCTGGGTTGGCCTTGCTGTCGACTTCATCCCTGGACGGATGCCCGGAATCCCTTGGACCGCAACGGATCTCGACGCTGCCTATCAGTCGGTCATCGACGTGGGCATCGCCGATATAGGGGCAGATCTCACCGTCCGCCAGTACGGCCACGGAGCTCCGTCGTCATCCGCTGTACAGACTCGCGAGGCCCTGCGCGCCCGGCGGTTCACCCGACCCGCCGAGCACGAACCCACCTGGCTGGACGAGGTCCTGGCCGAGTACGGGCCGGACATCGTCGGACTCGCAGACCACATCAGCACGTCCGAGGGGGATGCGCTGGTGCACAACGACCTGCGTCCCGACAACCTTCTCATCGACGATGCGGGCCGAGCCGTCCTGCTCGACTGGAACTGGCTGACCCGAGGTCCGGTCTGGATCGACTTCGTGGGGTTGCTGCCCATGGCACACCGACAGGGCTTGGATATCTCCCGGTGGACGCAACGCCCACTGGTCGCCGATGCCGCCGCCGACAACATCGACGCGTTCCTCGCCAACCTTGTCGTCTACTTCCTCGCGGAGCAGGGCCGGCCTCCCCTGCCCGGGTGCCTGCCAGCCATGCGGCAGCACCAGCTGTTGTACGCGCATGACTTCGTCGGCCTGCTCGCCGATCGCCGCGGCTGGCGTTAG